DNA sequence from the Pseudoxanthomonas indica genome:
AGCGCTCATCGCGGTGGTTCCTCCTGGGTGTGTTGCTGCCGTCGGCGCATCGGCCGTCCAGCGTCGCCAATAGTGTGGTGGCGGCGTCTCGGCCCGCAGGCGGGAGCGCGACGGCTCGTCCTGGCGGCGGGATGTGGCGTCGTTGGCTGACATCAGGCTTCCCCAAGCTTGAGTCGCATTATGCGATGAACATCGCGCACGGGGGCAAGCACTGAGCGGCCTTCCGGTTGGCGACTAAATGGACGGTACATCGGTATTAGACGGCTTGAACAGATTTTTCAGGCCACGGCTGACGCGCCGCCAGACCCACCACACCAGCAAGGCCAGGATCAGCGAGATGCCCACCACCACGATCAGGGCGACCCAGGGGTGCGCATAGGCCAGGGCCAGCCCCCCCACGACCACGGCATCCTCGGTAATCGAGGCGGTCCAGTTGCTGACCGGTTCCGGCGAGGTGTTCATCAGCGCGCGTGATCCGCTTTTCAGCACGTGGCTGGTCAGTGCGATGCCGGCACCCGCGGCCAGCGCGCCGCCGCCCAGGTGACCGTCCGGCGACAAGGTGGCGGCGGCCAGGAAGGCCCCGGCCGGCACCCGCGCCAGGGTCTGCAGCAGATCCCAGCCCGAGTCCACGCCGGGAATCTTGTCGGCGAAGAATTCCGCCACAGCCAGGGCGCCCGAGGTGCCCAGCACCCACCAGGATTGGGTCACCTGCAGCGCAGGAGGGAGCTCGATCCAGCCCAAAGCGCCTGCCAGACCCAGGCCAAAAACGGTCAGATAGACGCGAATTCCGGCCATCCATGCCAACAGGATCCCAATTACGAACAAATGTGCGTCGGACATCCCGGCTCTTCCCTTTAAACTCGACGACCCTGTCGCGTCATCGAGTATAGGCCCTGGTCCAGGCACCTGCCTGAGCCGGGCCCACTGCCACGCCATGCCTCCACGTCGTCCCTTCCCGCGTTACCGGATTGTGGTCGAGCGCTCCCCTGGACGCGCCCGCTTCTGGCTGTGTCTGCTGGCGGTGGCCTGGGTGGCTTCGCTGGCGGGCGCATGGATCTGGGCCAGCCAGACCGCGGCACCGCGACTGACCGCGACCGTGGCGTTGCTCGATGCGGCCCGCGACCAGATTGATGGGCAGGCCCGCCAGCTGCGCACCCTGAATCAGCGTGAGACCACACTGGGGGTGTCCGATCGCATCAGCCGCAACGCCAACCAGGAGCTGCAGGCCTCGCTGGCCCAGCGTGACGAAGAGATCGCTGGCTTGCGCGCCGACGTGGCGTTCTATGAGCGCCTGGTCGGCGCC
Encoded proteins:
- a CDS encoding DUF4126 domain-containing protein; translated protein: MSDAHLFVIGILLAWMAGIRVYLTVFGLGLAGALGWIELPPALQVTQSWWVLGTSGALAVAEFFADKIPGVDSGWDLLQTLARVPAGAFLAAATLSPDGHLGGGALAAGAGIALTSHVLKSGSRALMNTSPEPVSNWTASITEDAVVVGGLALAYAHPWVALIVVVGISLILALLVWWVWRRVSRGLKNLFKPSNTDVPSI
- a CDS encoding DUF6776 family protein, whose protein sequence is MPPRRPFPRYRIVVERSPGRARFWLCLLAVAWVASLAGAWIWASQTAAPRLTATVALLDAARDQIDGQARQLRTLNQRETTLGVSDRISRNANQELQASLAQRDEEIAGLRADVAFYERLVGATAPRRGLNVHQADFNLLPGGTWQYQITLTQTLNRGAISQGQMRFAVEGVRAGQLATVAWDELHQHQGSPGQTYSFRYFQQLDGSVMLPPDFTPQRVRVQLSGDDAAVEQAFDWKLATSAGGK